A stretch of the Vigna radiata var. radiata cultivar VC1973A chromosome 7, Vradiata_ver6, whole genome shotgun sequence genome encodes the following:
- the LOC106767954 gene encoding heavy metal-associated isoprenylated plant protein 36-like — MDANSSQALLPSEPLMYQTWFLKVSIHCQGCRRKVKKVLQSIDGVFTTTVDPQQQKVTVTGSVGVETLIRKLEKAGKHAEIWPENLAAGKGNNSNKDKQQQQQKKKKKKNEQGEESEGKNNQSTTTNAVATNTTANTSKKKMNEKSCGERGNGESKSSGGGENESAESENKSGESEGVGKKKKKKGMEKSESNGSSACNGGAEHSGSSGQVNLSPTRQQFNLYPETYCYPPLVYLATHNRLCPMGTMGGPSYYVSPLPYMCAGIDHDPYRLQSTPLVPFEIFSDENANGCCIM; from the exons ATGGATGCAAACTCCTCCCAAGCTCTTCTTCCCTCAGAGCCATTGATGTATCAG ACATGGTTCTTGAAAGTTTCCATCCACTGTCAAGGATGCAGGAGGAAAGTGAAGAAGGTCTTACAGAGCATAGATG GTGTTTTCACCACAACGGTGGACCCGCAGCAGCAGAAAGTGACGGTCACCGGAAGCGTCGGCGTTGAGACACTGATAAGGAAACTGGAGAAAGCCGGAAAACACGCCGAGATTTGGCCGGAGAATCTCGCGGCCGGGAAGGGAAATAACTCCAACAAAGAcaagcagcagcagcagcagaagaagaaaaagaagaaaaacgaaCAAGGAGAAGAATCCGAAGGCAAGAATAATCAGTCCACCACAACAAATGCAGTGGCTACCAATACCACAGCGAACACTAGTAAGAAAAAGATGAACGAAAAAAGTTGTGGGGAGAGGGGCAACGGCGAAAGCAAGAGCAGCGGCGGCGGAGAAAATGAGTCAGCAGAATCGGAGAACAAGAGTGGTGAAAGTGAAGGAGttgggaagaaaaagaaaaagaaagggatgGAGAAAAGTGAGAGTAATGGAAGTTCAGCATGTAACGGTGGAGCTGAGCACAGTGGATCCAGTGGGCAGGTGAATCTGAGCCCTACACGTCAGCAATTCAACCTGTATCCAGAAACTTACTGTTATCCCCCACTTGTGTATCTGGCAACTCACAACAGGTTATGTCCCATGGGAACAATGGGTGGTCCTTCCTACTATGTTTCACCATTGCCCTACATGTGTGCAGGCATAGACCACGACCC